The Blastomonas fulva genome contains a region encoding:
- a CDS encoding ArdC family protein — MRKTYRSNSGATPGPDIYRKVTDQILAELEAGRVPWVQPWDSSHAGIGLPFNAASQRRYSGVNILTLWHAVTARGFTGHGFLTFRQAAALGGTVRRGERGTPIVYTRRIAPDDRRERGDDGEHSSGKGFSFLKSFTVFSVDQCEGLPDHVHARPQPVPDGLILPAAQALIDATGADFRIGGHEAYYSPAHDFVAVPRPEAFHEPVNWHRTAFHELAHWVGHSSRLNRDQSGAFGSAAYGREELVAEMAGAFVCAALGIAPTVRHADYIGSWLAILREDHRAILRAASAASKAADYLLAFQSDRSGSSAMADAPNGRSNLSRVVEGRQAA; from the coding sequence ATGCGCAAAACCTATCGATCCAACTCCGGCGCCACACCGGGTCCGGATATCTACCGCAAGGTAACCGACCAGATTCTGGCCGAACTTGAGGCGGGCCGGGTGCCCTGGGTCCAGCCGTGGGACTCCAGCCATGCCGGTATCGGCCTGCCCTTCAATGCCGCAAGCCAGCGGCGCTACAGCGGAGTCAACATCCTCACATTATGGCATGCCGTGACTGCACGCGGCTTTACCGGCCATGGCTTCCTGACCTTCCGCCAGGCAGCCGCTCTTGGCGGTACCGTACGTCGCGGCGAGCGCGGTACTCCTATCGTCTATACACGCCGCATCGCGCCGGACGACCGGCGAGAGCGGGGGGATGATGGCGAGCATTCGTCCGGAAAGGGATTTTCCTTCCTGAAGTCTTTCACCGTCTTCTCGGTCGATCAGTGCGAGGGCCTTCCCGACCATGTCCACGCAAGGCCGCAGCCCGTTCCCGATGGACTTATCCTGCCTGCTGCCCAGGCGCTGATCGATGCGACGGGTGCTGATTTCCGGATTGGCGGCCACGAGGCTTATTACAGTCCAGCCCATGACTTTGTCGCGGTGCCCAGGCCCGAGGCCTTTCACGAACCCGTCAACTGGCACCGGACTGCCTTTCATGAGCTGGCTCATTGGGTCGGCCACAGCTCGCGGCTGAACCGCGACCAGAGCGGTGCATTCGGTTCAGCGGCATACGGGCGAGAAGAACTCGTCGCTGAAATGGCAGGCGCGTTCGTCTGCGCGGCACTTGGCATAGCTCCCACGGTCCGGCACGCCGATTACATCGGCTCATGGCTTGCCATCCTTCGCGAGGACCATCGTGCCATCCTGCGGGCAGCCAGCGCTGCGTCCAAGGCCGCCGACTATCTGCTTGCTTTCCAAAGCGACCGATCGGGTAGCTCCGCCATGGCGGATGCGCCGAACGGGAGATCGAACCTATCCCGCGTTGTGGAAGGGAGGCAAGCCGCATGA
- a CDS encoding Fic/DOC family N-terminal domain-containing protein, with protein sequence MAVVPELLSFEPDHDRTFAGIPSSGDGLRRHHIVIVMDALGMRDRARPKSLALVGVILGASVVRRQSNNFRVRATGISLPCALCRVRIIGVSLTCCECYIAPTYINPPIPPGVDLETVPILKALNAASLALADLKGQARTIPNQGILIDTLALQKAKASSEVENIITTQDELFQAELFPDDPQSPASKEVALYRDAMRLGYA encoded by the coding sequence ATGGCTGTTGTCCCAGAACTGTTGTCCTTCGAACCAGACCACGATCGGACTTTCGCCGGTATACCCAGTTCAGGGGATGGGTTAAGGCGCCACCATATCGTCATCGTTATGGATGCTCTCGGGATGAGAGATCGCGCGCGCCCGAAAAGTCTCGCTTTGGTGGGTGTCATTTTGGGCGCTTCCGTCGTGCGACGCCAGTCAAACAATTTTCGAGTGCGCGCGACCGGCATTTCGCTGCCATGTGCGCTATGTCGTGTTAGGATAATCGGAGTTTCATTAACATGTTGCGAGTGTTATATTGCGCCGACCTATATCAACCCGCCGATTCCGCCCGGCGTCGATCTCGAGACGGTGCCTATTCTCAAGGCACTCAATGCCGCCAGTCTGGCTCTCGCCGACTTGAAAGGTCAGGCGCGCACGATCCCCAATCAGGGGATCCTGATCGACACGCTTGCCCTTCAGAAGGCCAAAGCATCATCCGAGGTGGAGAACATCATCACGACCCAGGACGAGCTGTTTCAGGCCGAACTCTTTCCTGATGATCCGCAATCGCCTGCTTCCAAGGAAGTTGCGCTCTACCGCGACGCAATGCGGCTCGGCTATGCCTGA
- a CDS encoding DUF2958 domain-containing protein — MKLLTRKLAAKLQFNARQRAAALGQGSPEPDPLPVVRFFNPLGSASWLATELDEDGILFGLADLGFGCPELGSFALFELEDIRLPLGLRIERDIVFDPVLPLSVYTYAARQCGAIVTAQSELAMAASALRARQLDR, encoded by the coding sequence ATGAAACTGCTGACCAGAAAGCTTGCAGCCAAGCTGCAGTTCAACGCCCGCCAGCGGGCTGCTGCCCTTGGGCAGGGAAGCCCCGAGCCTGACCCCCTACCTGTGGTGCGGTTCTTCAATCCATTAGGCTCTGCCAGCTGGCTCGCCACCGAACTGGATGAGGACGGCATATTGTTCGGGCTTGCCGACCTCGGGTTCGGATGTCCCGAGCTCGGCAGTTTTGCCCTGTTCGAGCTTGAAGACATCCGCCTGCCGCTGGGTCTCAGAATTGAGCGGGACATCGTGTTCGATCCCGTCTTGCCCCTCTCGGTTTACACCTATGCCGCTCGCCAGTGCGGGGCCATCGTGACAGCGCAAAGTGAGCTGGCCATGGCCGCCAGTGCGCTACGCGCTCGGCAGCTGGACCGCTGA
- a CDS encoding serine hydrolase domain-containing protein → MARLKTGVWLAAAATSGALALAAQSQQDGTSQAGGYLVQLPPVAQQPSSATLAPIAASAQAGAFKTVGGFTYDWTALEQAILADTQVDNAYIIVGNATDAEYLYEIEKGSFSIDRVTPIASASKWFTGALAMRMVQAGLVTLDDPMRPPLAFWTTTGTKKDVRLKHTLSMTSGFNANPLVGGCQLLPTMSLYNCAKSIHDLRYDALRPGNAPGAQFSYGPHGLQVAAAYLEAKDTSIAPGTSPARQRNIHELFAQHVTTPLGMTSTALHDPSGSSPTNPWIAGGGYSTARDYAKMLRAFLMGAFIVDMDTFTQQRTAGLTRLFVPGSAADWEYALGSFVECDTPAQCATSKINSSPGAFGWTGWIDRTTGYYALIATEISSGGDSKGVELEQEMQNLIENAIARRTPAS, encoded by the coding sequence ATGGCTAGGTTGAAGACGGGAGTGTGGCTGGCAGCAGCCGCAACGAGCGGTGCATTGGCACTGGCAGCACAGTCACAGCAGGACGGGACATCGCAGGCGGGGGGCTATCTGGTGCAGTTGCCGCCGGTAGCGCAGCAGCCATCATCTGCAACCTTGGCTCCGATTGCAGCGTCCGCACAAGCAGGCGCGTTCAAGACCGTCGGTGGTTTTACCTACGACTGGACCGCTCTTGAGCAGGCGATCCTTGCAGATACTCAGGTCGATAACGCCTATATCATCGTTGGAAACGCGACGGATGCCGAGTATCTCTATGAAATCGAAAAAGGCAGCTTCAGCATCGATCGGGTGACGCCGATCGCATCGGCCTCCAAATGGTTCACCGGTGCACTGGCGATGCGGATGGTGCAGGCGGGGCTCGTGACGCTGGATGATCCTATGCGCCCTCCGCTGGCGTTCTGGACCACGACGGGCACCAAGAAAGACGTCAGGCTCAAGCATACGCTATCGATGACATCGGGCTTCAACGCCAACCCCCTGGTCGGGGGTTGCCAGTTGCTTCCTACGATGTCGCTCTACAATTGTGCCAAGAGTATTCATGACCTGCGCTATGATGCGCTGCGCCCCGGCAACGCACCTGGTGCGCAGTTCAGCTATGGGCCCCACGGCCTTCAGGTGGCGGCTGCCTACCTTGAGGCCAAGGACACTAGCATTGCTCCGGGTACTTCACCTGCACGACAGCGCAACATTCACGAACTGTTTGCCCAGCATGTTACGACGCCGCTCGGAATGACTAGTACGGCACTGCATGATCCGTCTGGCAGTTCGCCAACTAATCCTTGGATAGCAGGCGGCGGCTATTCTACGGCGCGCGACTACGCCAAGATGCTGCGCGCGTTTCTGATGGGCGCATTCATCGTGGATATGGACACCTTTACACAGCAGCGGACCGCTGGATTGACGAGACTGTTCGTGCCCGGCAGCGCGGCTGATTGGGAGTATGCGCTTGGCTCGTTTGTTGAATGCGACACACCGGCGCAGTGTGCGACATCGAAGATCAACTCGTCTCCGGGCGCCTTTGGCTGGACCGGCTGGATCGACAGGACTACCGGCTATTACGCCCTGATTGCTACCGAAATTTCCAGCGGCGGCGATTCCAAAGGCGTGGAGCTGGAACAGGAAATGCAAAATTTGATCGAAAATGCAATTGCACGCCGAACACCAGCGTCTTGA
- a CDS encoding TonB-dependent receptor yields the protein MKGTAHLLYCSAAIWTAMATPAFAQAVDQSADDEAEAAAQDSAADANDGSIVVTARRREERLADVPSAASVIDAASLYDRGGATGSGELLADQPSVRFNNLNSSITSEISIRASSTARATNGDPSIGLYRNGAYIGGGAIGGRNFTRLDFLDIGRVEVLRGTQGALYGRNAVGGAINIISATPEFDLSGWGSARYTFENNALQIQGAVNVPVADGLAFRLSGELVEQDDGFFYNPNNDVYFDQQKGHGLRGQLRLNRGPVDLTIMAETQSFTVPTIHYQIFIPAGTPGFPGGYIQNRFNYPWDTAPRATQDVDGLQALLKIDLGGAELSGTTSYRRRHSEYDLDNDAISPAELARARAAGQIGAATPLDPSSASFIVDTTDIFSQDLHISGKSGRLTWLAGADAYILDSDFSVTTTRTPTPANRSPGNIAPARLNFESYAAYGSLGYDLTDSLNVTAELRYTRDSRTITARLFDLATLLPTGGPSRIIDDSITADNLSYNATLAYKITPDILAYGKVGSSYRAGGFNTRLSDPRAPRPVEVLFGNEKSTTYEAGFKGSPVRRGYFAIAGYFTKLEDLIAQVDDGCALTNAACPVAAVAYLTNAGNAESWGIEAEYSQGFDLGAGSGRLALSGSRQGGEVKSGRFAGLDLAQVPDWLASANLNLCYPVSRDVSLISNVLVNGQWGGKQELTATSVDLDDYVLVNLRLGVEVGGFSISAFANNVFDKVYFVAQAPTINRYSQPRVFGVEARARF from the coding sequence ATGAAGGGCACCGCGCACCTGCTTTACTGCTCGGCCGCAATCTGGACGGCGATGGCAACCCCGGCCTTCGCCCAGGCGGTAGATCAGTCTGCGGATGATGAAGCCGAGGCGGCGGCCCAGGACAGCGCGGCAGATGCCAACGACGGCTCGATCGTGGTGACCGCACGCCGCCGCGAGGAGCGGCTGGCCGACGTGCCAAGCGCGGCTTCGGTGATCGATGCCGCTTCGCTGTATGACAGGGGCGGCGCCACCGGCAGCGGCGAACTGCTCGCCGATCAGCCCAGCGTCCGGTTCAACAACCTCAATTCGTCGATCACCTCGGAAATCTCGATCCGCGCATCGTCGACCGCGCGGGCCACCAATGGTGACCCCAGCATTGGCCTGTACCGCAACGGCGCGTATATCGGCGGTGGCGCGATCGGCGGGCGCAACTTCACCCGGCTCGATTTCCTCGACATCGGGCGCGTCGAGGTACTGCGCGGCACGCAGGGCGCGCTGTATGGCCGCAACGCGGTGGGCGGTGCGATCAACATCATCTCGGCCACGCCCGAGTTTGATCTGTCTGGCTGGGGCAGCGCGCGCTACACGTTCGAGAACAATGCCCTGCAGATCCAGGGCGCGGTGAACGTGCCGGTGGCCGATGGTCTGGCGTTCCGCCTGAGCGGGGAACTGGTGGAGCAGGATGACGGGTTTTTCTACAACCCGAACAACGACGTCTATTTCGATCAGCAGAAAGGCCATGGTCTGCGCGGCCAATTGCGGCTCAACCGAGGGCCGGTCGATCTGACCATCATGGCGGAAACCCAGTCCTTCACCGTCCCTACGATCCATTACCAGATATTCATTCCGGCGGGTACGCCGGGCTTTCCCGGTGGCTATATTCAAAATCGCTTCAACTACCCTTGGGATACCGCGCCGCGTGCGACGCAGGATGTCGACGGCTTGCAGGCGCTGCTGAAGATTGATCTGGGCGGGGCGGAATTGAGCGGGACGACATCGTACCGCAGGCGCCATTCCGAATACGACCTGGACAATGACGCAATCAGCCCGGCGGAACTGGCGCGCGCGCGCGCTGCAGGGCAGATTGGTGCTGCGACGCCGCTGGACCCCAGCAGCGCCAGCTTCATCGTCGATACCACCGACATCTTCTCGCAGGACCTGCACATCAGCGGCAAATCCGGGCGGCTGACCTGGCTGGCGGGCGCGGACGCCTATATCCTCGACAGCGACTTTTCGGTCACCACCACCCGCACGCCGACGCCTGCCAACCGCTCGCCCGGCAACATCGCGCCGGCGCGCCTGAATTTCGAAAGCTACGCCGCGTACGGGTCGCTGGGCTATGACCTGACCGACAGCCTGAACGTCACTGCCGAACTGCGCTACACCCGCGACAGCCGCACGATCACCGCCCGCCTGTTCGATCTTGCGACATTGCTGCCCACCGGCGGTCCGTCCCGGATCATCGACGACAGCATCACGGCGGACAATTTGTCGTACAACGCCACCTTGGCCTACAAGATCACGCCGGATATCCTCGCTTACGGCAAGGTCGGCAGCAGCTATCGCGCTGGCGGCTTCAACACCCGCCTGTCCGATCCGCGCGCGCCGCGCCCGGTCGAGGTGTTGTTCGGCAACGAAAAAAGCACGACCTATGAGGCAGGCTTCAAGGGATCGCCGGTGCGGCGCGGATATTTCGCCATCGCGGGGTATTTCACCAAGCTAGAAGACCTGATCGCACAGGTCGACGATGGCTGCGCGCTCACCAATGCCGCCTGCCCGGTGGCCGCGGTCGCGTATCTCACCAATGCCGGCAACGCCGAAAGCTGGGGTATCGAGGCGGAATACAGCCAGGGCTTCGATCTGGGGGCGGGTTCCGGGCGGCTCGCGCTCAGCGGATCGCGCCAGGGCGGCGAGGTCAAATCGGGCCGCTTTGCCGGGCTCGATCTGGCGCAGGTGCCCGACTGGCTGGCGTCTGCCAACCTCAACCTGTGCTATCCGGTCAGCCGCGATGTCAGCCTGATCAGCAACGTGCTGGTCAACGGCCAATGGGGCGGCAAGCAGGAACTGACCGCGACCTCGGTCGATCTGGACGACTATGTTCTGGTCAACCTGCGCCTGGGCGTCGAGGTCGGCGGATTCAGCATCAGCGCCTTTGCCAACAACGTGTTCGACAAGGTGTATTTCGTCGCGCAGGCACCCACCATCAACCGCTACAGCCAGCCGCGCGTGTTCGGCGTGGAGGCCCGCGCCCGGTTCTGA
- a CDS encoding Fic family protein: protein MFRLLKGREDGFRAPPGTALRHYRTGAIVYVPPQDARDIVPQMTALERFVTDDTVSDLDPLIKMALIHHQFENIHPFPDRNGRIGRILNVLYLARTGLLDIPVLYLSRHITRHKADYYRLLQAVRDSGGAQIAWEDWVIYMLEGVAESAATTLRIVEGIRDQMARAKHRTRAELPRLYSQELLNNLFRHPYTRFEYVQRDTLT, encoded by the coding sequence ATGTTCAGGCTCCTGAAAGGACGCGAAGACGGGTTTCGGGCGCCGCCCGGCACTGCGCTCAGGCATTACCGGACGGGGGCAATCGTGTATGTTCCGCCGCAAGATGCGCGAGACATTGTCCCGCAAATGACCGCGCTCGAGCGCTTCGTGACCGATGACACAGTGAGCGACCTCGATCCACTGATCAAGATGGCGCTGATCCATCACCAGTTTGAGAATATACATCCGTTCCCCGACAGGAATGGACGCATTGGCCGGATCCTGAACGTACTCTATCTAGCGCGGACCGGGCTGCTCGACATCCCTGTCCTCTACCTTTCCCGCCACATCACCCGGCACAAGGCCGACTATTATCGCCTGCTGCAGGCTGTGCGTGACAGCGGAGGGGCGCAAATTGCTTGGGAAGATTGGGTGATCTACATGCTCGAGGGTGTAGCCGAGTCAGCGGCAACAACGCTTCGCATCGTCGAAGGGATCCGTGACCAGATGGCCCGGGCAAAGCACAGAACGCGTGCCGAGTTACCCCGGCTCTACAGTCAGGAGCTGCTGAACAACCTGTTCCGGCATCCTTATACGCGCTTCGAATATGTTCAGCGGGACACCTTGACCTGA
- a CDS encoding serine hydrolase domain-containing protein translates to MMQFPMMRQWRAMALVTAAWLVPHGAAASAQTLPGCDAAIAYSQARDGVAVLVLEDGRIACASAGVDVSHELWSGTKSLIGLVAAAAVQDGLLTLDEAAAATITEWRDVPQKNAITIRHLLSMTSGHPSAVGRPQGYAASLDVPLTQAPGTAFQYGPTPLQIFGEILKRKLSAGGQDADPRAYAERRLLQPLGVTVADWRNGPDGQPLMPQGAVMSAKQWARLGEFVRAGGVQNGKPLVDGATLRALFDGSTPNPAYGLTWWLPRATPAKDAVTAATDITQAGGELPQDMVLAAGAGDQRLYVIPSRKLTIVRQARLNMANVLSGKASGWSDRQFLGLLLGS, encoded by the coding sequence ATGATGCAGTTTCCTATGATGAGGCAATGGCGGGCGATGGCCCTGGTGACGGCAGCATGGCTTGTGCCACACGGTGCAGCAGCCTCCGCGCAGACCCTCCCCGGCTGCGATGCTGCCATCGCCTATTCACAGGCGCGCGACGGTGTCGCGGTGCTGGTGCTTGAAGACGGGCGCATTGCATGTGCGTCTGCGGGCGTGGACGTGTCGCACGAATTGTGGTCCGGCACCAAGAGCCTGATCGGGCTGGTGGCGGCAGCGGCCGTGCAGGATGGCCTGCTAACCCTCGACGAGGCCGCCGCCGCCACGATCACCGAATGGCGCGACGTTCCGCAGAAGAATGCGATTACGATCCGGCACCTGCTGTCGATGACCAGCGGCCACCCTTCTGCCGTCGGTCGGCCGCAGGGCTATGCCGCCTCGCTTGATGTGCCGCTGACCCAGGCGCCCGGCACAGCCTTTCAATACGGGCCGACACCGCTGCAGATCTTCGGCGAGATCCTGAAGCGCAAGCTTTCCGCCGGTGGCCAGGATGCCGACCCCCGCGCCTATGCCGAGCGGCGTCTGCTGCAACCTTTGGGCGTGACGGTGGCCGATTGGCGCAATGGACCGGACGGCCAGCCGCTGATGCCGCAGGGCGCCGTCATGAGCGCGAAGCAATGGGCCAGGCTTGGCGAGTTCGTGCGCGCAGGCGGCGTGCAGAACGGCAAGCCGCTGGTCGACGGGGCGACCTTGCGCGCGCTGTTCGATGGTAGCACGCCCAACCCTGCTTATGGCCTGACCTGGTGGCTGCCGCGCGCCACCCCCGCCAAGGACGCCGTCACCGCCGCCACCGACATCACCCAAGCCGGCGGCGAACTTCCCCAAGACATGGTGTTGGCAGCGGGCGCAGGCGACCAGCGGCTTTACGTGATCCCCTCGCGCAAACTGACTATCGTGCGCCAGGCCAGGCTCAATATGGCCAACGTGCTTAGCGGAAAAGCCAGCGGCTGGTCCGACCGCCAGTTCCTCGGGCTGCTTCTCGGCTCTTGA
- a CDS encoding GntR family transcriptional regulator yields the protein MTDEETTPTQDRVIARLLTNDIVEWRIAPGTWLREREIAARFDVSHAPVREAFRHLARIGLVKVVPWRGTFVIDVDDHAANEVYELWKALFGVVCRLASLTMSDRDGRELMHRLVEYKDITQRTDNTFEHIRVSNRIGRFIAKRCNAPLALELLDRVALLARWQHNVYTETYLTEHASEAGRQSAVLYEKLCRHIVAHEADAADQTARELIGVTQASFAEALQEYKDRRVKAKPARRRSKPA from the coding sequence ATGACCGATGAGGAAACCACCCCCACCCAGGACCGGGTTATCGCACGGCTGCTGACCAACGACATCGTCGAATGGCGGATCGCGCCGGGCACTTGGCTGCGCGAGCGCGAGATCGCGGCGCGGTTCGATGTGTCGCATGCGCCGGTGCGCGAGGCGTTCCGCCATCTGGCGCGCATCGGCCTGGTCAAGGTGGTGCCGTGGCGGGGCACGTTCGTCATCGATGTCGATGATCATGCCGCCAACGAGGTGTACGAGCTGTGGAAGGCGCTGTTCGGCGTTGTCTGCCGGTTGGCGAGCCTGACGATGAGCGACCGCGATGGCCGCGAACTGATGCACCGGCTGGTCGAATACAAGGACATCACCCAGCGGACCGACAACACCTTCGAGCATATCCGCGTGTCCAACCGCATCGGCCGGTTCATCGCCAAGCGCTGCAACGCGCCGCTGGCGCTTGAGCTGCTCGACCGGGTCGCTTTGCTCGCGCGCTGGCAGCACAATGTCTATACCGAAACGTACCTGACCGAGCATGCCAGCGAGGCCGGAAGGCAATCGGCGGTGCTGTATGAAAAGCTGTGCCGCCATATCGTCGCGCATGAGGCGGATGCGGCCGACCAGACCGCGCGCGAACTGATCGGCGTCACCCAGGCGAGCTTTGCCGAGGCGCTGCAGGAATACAAGGACCGCCGGGTCAAGGCCAAGCCTGCGCGGCGCAGGAGCAAGCCTGCGTGA
- a CDS encoding carboxylesterase/lipase family protein codes for MRLFTLIAAALAWLVPASAMAQQAPAQPVVKVAQGQLAGVRDGDLDRFHAIPFAAPPVGPLRWRAPQPAPRWTGAHDASRLGPACPQTIRPAVVAGGVADNQSEDCLQLNIWRPSGARKLPVMVWIHGGAHVIGSGTFPAFDGTALARQGVIVVTVNYRLGALGYFAHPALTRAAPKGEATGNYGLMDQLAALRWVQANIAAFGGDPAQVTLFGESAGAIAVSTLLANPEAKGLFARAIVQSGVGLADMKTLADEEARGMAIAARAGAQGAATADDLRALSVEALVKAGEVRKPGEMAGPFIDGTLVRESPWRVFARSEPIDVPVLVGANSNEASVILAMRVPPGAALFYLGDYPAAGRAAYGTGLAGEELGEDELARQVLGDAWFVAPARWLAERTGKGAPSYLYHFDYVAEERRARAKGAAHGSEIPYVFGTLDYLGSVAGPVSAGDRNFSAGVSACWGAFAKTGAPNCPLAPDWPRYDPASDRAVVFGPQTAIVPQFRKAQIDHLLKVHAQRTGVNP; via the coding sequence ATGCGCCTGTTTACCCTCATCGCAGCGGCCCTGGCATGGCTTGTACCAGCGAGCGCCATGGCACAGCAGGCACCAGCGCAGCCGGTGGTGAAGGTGGCGCAAGGCCAGTTGGCGGGCGTGCGCGACGGGGACCTAGACCGGTTCCACGCCATCCCGTTTGCAGCGCCCCCGGTCGGCCCCTTGCGCTGGCGTGCGCCGCAGCCTGCGCCTCGCTGGACGGGTGCACATGACGCGTCCCGCCTGGGGCCTGCCTGCCCGCAGACCATCCGGCCAGCCGTGGTTGCAGGGGGCGTTGCCGATAACCAGTCCGAGGATTGCCTGCAGCTGAACATCTGGCGACCGTCCGGCGCGCGCAAGCTGCCGGTGATGGTGTGGATTCATGGCGGCGCGCACGTCATCGGATCGGGCACATTCCCTGCGTTCGATGGCACCGCGCTGGCGCGGCAGGGCGTAATCGTGGTGACGGTGAACTACCGCCTGGGCGCGCTGGGCTATTTCGCGCACCCCGCGCTCACCCGTGCAGCCCCGAAGGGAGAGGCGACCGGCAATTACGGGCTGATGGACCAGTTGGCGGCCTTGCGCTGGGTGCAGGCCAACATTGCCGCATTCGGCGGCGATCCAGCCCAGGTCACATTGTTCGGCGAATCCGCCGGGGCGATCGCGGTCTCGACGCTGCTCGCCAACCCTGAGGCCAAGGGGCTGTTCGCGCGTGCGATTGTCCAGTCCGGGGTGGGTCTGGCGGATATGAAGACGCTGGCCGATGAAGAAGCGCGCGGGATGGCAATAGCCGCGCGGGCCGGGGCACAGGGTGCAGCCACCGCCGACGATCTGCGCGCGCTGTCGGTCGAGGCGCTCGTCAAGGCAGGCGAGGTCCGCAAGCCCGGCGAGATGGCCGGGCCGTTCATCGATGGCACTCTGGTGCGCGAATCGCCCTGGCGGGTCTTTGCGCGCAGCGAGCCGATCGACGTGCCGGTGCTGGTCGGCGCCAACAGCAACGAGGCCAGCGTGATCCTGGCGATGCGCGTGCCACCGGGGGCGGCTTTGTTCTACCTTGGCGACTATCCCGCCGCCGGGCGCGCTGCCTATGGCACCGGATTGGCCGGTGAGGAACTGGGAGAAGACGAACTGGCGCGGCAGGTGCTGGGCGATGCCTGGTTCGTCGCCCCTGCGCGCTGGTTGGCAGAGCGCACCGGGAAGGGCGCGCCAAGCTACCTGTACCATTTCGATTATGTGGCTGAGGAACGCCGGGCGCGGGCCAAGGGCGCGGCGCACGGATCTGAAATCCCGTATGTTTTCGGCACGCTCGATTATCTCGGCAGCGTCGCAGGGCCGGTGAGCGCCGGCGATCGCAACTTTAGCGCAGGGGTATCCGCCTGCTGGGGGGCCTTTGCCAAGACCGGCGCGCCCAATTGCCCGCTGGCCCCTGACTGGCCACGATACGACCCCGCTAGCGACCGCGCCGTCGTGTTCGGCCCGCAGACCGCCATCGTACCGCAATTTCGCAAAGCCCAAATCGACCATCTGCTCAAGGTGCACGCGCAACGGACGGGGGTGAATCCCTGA
- a CDS encoding LuxR family transcriptional regulator, with the protein MKQWHLTQDLSLEISSATNELHLFGALEKAAARMDFDHFALAYDRRGLSEPGTLLVHNYPESWATVYKGFDLGKADPVRRAGERALTGFSWQHIEHYVPLTAADRQMLAVGRENGLVDGYTVPRHLVGEASGSCTFVIRHDRDLPQHFLHTAEIVGATALAAARRISGARPVEPRPVLSERQCECVLWSARGKTAGEIAAILGISEETVTQHLKNARERYDVHGRQMLILCALFDGLIGFSDIFDWWNSS; encoded by the coding sequence GTGAAACAATGGCACCTGACACAAGACCTGTCGCTCGAGATATCCAGCGCGACAAACGAGTTGCATCTGTTTGGCGCGCTTGAAAAGGCAGCAGCGCGAATGGATTTCGATCATTTCGCACTGGCCTATGACCGCAGGGGTCTTTCGGAACCCGGTACCTTGCTGGTGCACAACTATCCTGAAAGTTGGGCGACAGTGTACAAGGGGTTCGACCTTGGCAAAGCAGACCCTGTCCGCCGTGCCGGTGAGCGCGCACTGACCGGCTTCAGCTGGCAGCACATCGAGCATTATGTTCCGCTGACCGCCGCAGACCGGCAAATGCTCGCAGTGGGACGGGAAAATGGTCTGGTCGATGGCTATACGGTGCCACGACATCTGGTCGGTGAGGCGAGCGGCAGCTGTACATTCGTCATCAGACATGATCGCGATCTGCCGCAGCATTTCCTCCATACTGCCGAGATCGTCGGCGCGACCGCGCTTGCTGCCGCCCGGCGCATCAGCGGTGCCAGACCAGTGGAACCCAGACCCGTGCTGAGCGAACGGCAGTGCGAATGCGTGCTGTGGTCGGCGCGGGGAAAGACAGCCGGTGAAATCGCGGCGATCCTGGGGATCAGCGAGGAAACGGTAACCCAGCATCTCAAGAATGCGCGCGAGCGGTACGATGTCCATGGCCGGCAGATGTTGATCCTGTGCGCGCTGTTCGACGGGCTCATCGGGTTCTCGGATATCTTCGACTGGTGGAATTCAAGCTGA